Genomic segment of Mucilaginibacter sabulilitoris:
GCCTAATTTGTTTTCTGCAAATCAAATTCCAGTAACCAGTTATATTGATTTGGAGAAATACCTCTTCGGTCAGGGTTATTATGACGCTTTGTTTTCTAACACCTCATTCCCTCCTTATTCGCAGGTGGTTGACGTTCTGAACCAACAGCGTAACGGGCAACTTACTTCAACGCAAGTAAATCAAATTATTGATCAACTAAGGGGGCAAGATGTTAGAAACGATATGAAAAAATATCTCTATCGGAAAGCCACTAACCAGCAATACCATTTAAATCTTACGGGTTCAGGAAATAATATCCGTTATCTGGTTTCGGCAGGTTACGACAAAGATCTAAATAATTTAATAGGGAATGGAAATGATAGGCTTTCTGTCAGATCTAATAATATCATTGATCTGACTAAAAAATGGCAGCTTCAGACGGACTTAATTCTAACGAAATCAAGTTCAACTGCAAACAGCCCAGGAGGCTACGAAGGATATAAAACTTTTAACAGCGCAATCTCTCCCTATGCCAGCCTTGTAAACCCTGATGGCTCGCCTGCTTCAATTGATCTTTATTATAACAAAGCATTTACCGATACCGCTGGCGCCGGAAAGCTCCTGGACTGGAAATACCGGCCTTTACAAGAACTTCAGAACAACAACAACACTTCAAAGACTTCAGATATACTTGTGAACCTTGGTACTTCTTATAAAATTTTAGAATGGCTGAGAGCGGATGTTAAATATCAATATGAGCAATCTTGGGGGGACGTAAATAATTTGCAGGATTTAGATTCGTATGCAACGCGTGATGCCATTAATACTTATACTCAAATCCATGGTAATGCTATCGCCTATATTTTACCCAAAAACGCGATTTTAAATATCCAAGAAACGGTTAATAAGCAGCAGGCAATAAGGGGCCAGTTAAACATTGATCATAGATGGAATGAGAACAATCAACTATCGGCAATAATTGGTTCGGAAATAAGAGAGAATCAAAGTAATTCAACCTATGGTCTAACATATGGTTATGATCCTAACACATTAACCACAATACCGGTGGATTTTGTAAATCTTTATCCTACCTATGATGGGATCTATGGAAATACCTATATTTCAAATGGTACAAGATTTACCCAGTTGCTTAATAGATTTGTCTCTGTTTTTAGTAATGCCTCCTACACCTATGCGAATAAATACACCATTTCCGCCAGTGCAAGAAGGGACGCTTCTAACATTTTTGGCGTCAGCACAAATCAAAAATGGCAGCCCTTGTGGTCCACTGGTGCCATGTGGAAAATTGACAGGGAGAAGTTTTACAACATTTCATGGTTGCCCGAATTAAGTTTGCGGTTAACTTACGGAGAAAGTGGAAACCTCTCTCCCAACGAGTCGGCTCTTACGCGGATCCAATATTATAGTGCTTCCCGAAATCCAATTAATATACCTTTCGTTGGCATTAACTCCCCTCCCAATCCGCATTTAAGATGGGAGCAAGTTAAAACTTTGAATGCTGGATTTGATTTTGGTTTATTTGGAAATCGGATCAATGGGTCATTCGAATATTATACGAAGCACTCGGACGACCTGATTAATAGCGTGCAACTTGACCCAACCGTTGGTTTTTCAAACGCACGTCAAAATTCCGCAAGCATATTTACCAAAGGCATAGACCTGGTATTAAATTCCCTGAATATCAATGGCGAATTTAAATGGCGGTCAACACTACTATTTAATTATATAAACTATAAGGTTACTCGAAATCTCAATAGCCCTGCCACAACAGGGTTAGTTAGTAGTGGAACTTACATTTTTCCGATTTTAAATTACAACCCCTATGAAATAGTCACTTACAGATGGGCTGGGCTCGATCCAAAAACGGGTGATCCGCGTGGTTATGTAGATGGCGCGATTAGTTCAGATTACAACGCTCTCACCCAAACCCCTTTGGCACAGCAGGTAAATAATGGTTCAGCAATACCCCCGATATTTGGCACCATTAGAAATAATTTCGAATGGAATAATTTTTCTTTGGCTATTAATATCACCTATAAGCTTAATTATTATTTTCTTAAGCCGACTACTAATTATTCAAATCTTCTTACTTCAGGAACAGGGTATGCTGACTACGAAAGACGATGGCAAAAGCCAGGAGACGAAATGCATACAAATGTGCCCTCTTTTGCCTATCCGGCAAATTCTCAACGCGATGTATTTTATCAATATGCGTCAATTAACGTAGAGAAAGGCGATAATTTCAAGCTGAATGATGTTTATTTTAGTTATGATTTTACTCCACATAAAAAAATTGCGGGTTTTAAATCGATGCAATTTTACTTATACGCTAATCAATTAAATTTCATTTTGTGGAAGGCTAATAATGTGGGCATTGATCCTGATATCGTATATGAGGTAACTCCGCCTGTCAATCTTTCAGTAGGTATTAAAGCTTCACTTTAAATCATTAATCATATGAAAAGGATAACAAGAATACAGCTACGTAGGTATCTGCAGTGCTCTCGCGTTTTTTTATTTATAATTTTATGCATCCCAATTTATTCTTGTAATAAATACTTGGACGCCAAACCAGATCAATCTATTGCTACACCGACGACGATTGACGACGCCGAGGGCATATTAAATAACTACAATTTTATCAATGCCCGATATCCATCGGCATCTGAGGTAAGTTCCGATGATTTTTATCTAACAAAACCTGATTGGAGCACGTTGGCAGACGCACCTCGTAACTATTACACTTGGCAAAAATATGATATGATTGGAGGTGATTATAGTTCACCTTATTCAACCATTGAGTATGCAAATATCATTATTGATGCACTACCCAAAATTGTAACGACAGATGTGACCAGGAAAAACATTGTTCAGGGAAGCGCTTTATTTGTTCGTGCATTTAATCATTATTCTTTATCACAGCTATTTGCCAAGGTTTATGATAAAAATACGGCAAATGTGGACCTGGGAATCGTATTGAGGCTTACCTCAGATATCGCCGTTAAACCTGTACGGTCAACAAATACAGAGACTTATAATTCTATTATTATGGACTTAAAACGAGCAGTAACATTATTGCCTGCAAATACAGTTCAGAAATTTAAACCAAGTAAAGCAGCAGTATATGGCCTGCTTGCCAGAGTTTACCTTTCCATGAGTGATTATCCAAATGCTGGTTTATATGCCGATTCTGCCCTTAGTTTTTATAATAAATTGATTAATTATAATAATGTAAGTACAACCGCAACGGTCCCATTTGTTCAATTCAACGATGAAGTTATATACGACGCCCGCACATCAACGCCAGCGGCATTGTCTTCTTCCAAAGCCAAGATCGATACTTTACTTTATGGAAGTTATTCAACGAACGACTTAAGAAAAACTATTTTATTTAAAACAAATGCGAATGGTAGTCACGCATTTAAGGGTAATTACACCGGGCAGAATAATGCGTCTTTATTTACAGGTATTGCAACGAATGAACTGTATCTTATAAAAGCAGAAGCTGATGTGCGAGGTGGAAAATCAATGGGAGCGTTGCAAACAATTAACAATCTCTTGGTAAATCGATATAAGCAGGGTACTTATGTTCCTTATGATACTTCCGATCCCGGGCAGTTACTTCTATTTATTTTGCAGGAACGGCGTAAGGATCTGCCATTTAGAAGTCTGCGATGGACAGACCTGCGACGATTTAGTAAAGAGTCAAATTATAAAGTAATATTATCAAGAAATTTAGAGGGGCAAACATTTCAACTCCCTCCGGGCGACCCCCGATATGTATTCGAAATTGACCGGAATGCAGTTAACGCAAGCGGACTTGTTCAAAACCCTTAATTTAAAATGGCGGGAATAACTTCCCGCCATTTTACTTTTTATGGTTTCATGTCGATATTTCCGTCTTGTGGCGCATGTGCAGTTTGCGAATCCCATAGGTTAGCACTTTCATCGTCAAATTCGCTGGAAATCGGTTTTGAATTGACAGGTTGGGCAGTTGGCAATGTAACACCACAAACATTTGTGGTAGCGCCAGAACACGGATCAGAAGAGGTAGCTATATAGTTATTGAAATTTTGTATATCACCCTGTAAATGTGAACTTGAGCTATACACATAAAAATTACTATTAACTCTTTTAACATTGGTAAAAGCACTAAAACTAATAGCCATTGCAGCGACAACCAAGCCCAAGGCAATTCTTTTGAAATTTTTCATTTTCTTAATTTTTTAAAGATGTATTTAATTTAACTAACCGGAGGGCAATTATGGCTAAGACTATAAAAGCGAGATTAAACCATAAATGCTGTGACCAGCTTAACTTTTCGATGGCTCCTCCACAATGGCAAGGCAATGTATTTTCCCAAATCATTGCACTGGCGATATAAGCAGTAAATGCCGCCATCACCGCAATAAAACTATATAAGCCATACTTTGAGGTTTGAGGAAGCAGTAACAAATAAGCTACAATTAACTCAATGGACGGAACGGCATAAGAAATAGGAACAGCCATGTATCTTATGAACTGTACCTTTAACAAACCATTTAAAAAAC
This window contains:
- a CDS encoding SusC/RagA family TonB-linked outer membrane protein → MKIKLYIILILMIIRISPLFGQGTIHIYGDIKSETGQPIQGVTIKTIRDKTSTTSDVNGKFGTVLISPSDTLLLTHVGYKPVKFFITQENLNVLHLKMASTVSELQEVIVSTGYQDIPKERVTGSFYKLDNKTLNQRVSPDILSRLDGLASGLLFDNHDVQQHTIQIRGLSTLNYSSASPLIVLDNFPYSGDINNINPNDIENITILKDAAASSIWGARAGNGVIVITTKKAKVNQPITANINSSLTIASKPNLFSANQIPVTSYIDLEKYLFGQGYYDALFSNTSFPPYSQVVDVLNQQRNGQLTSTQVNQIIDQLRGQDVRNDMKKYLYRKATNQQYHLNLTGSGNNIRYLVSAGYDKDLNNLIGNGNDRLSVRSNNIIDLTKKWQLQTDLILTKSSSTANSPGGYEGYKTFNSAISPYASLVNPDGSPASIDLYYNKAFTDTAGAGKLLDWKYRPLQELQNNNNTSKTSDILVNLGTSYKILEWLRADVKYQYEQSWGDVNNLQDLDSYATRDAINTYTQIHGNAIAYILPKNAILNIQETVNKQQAIRGQLNIDHRWNENNQLSAIIGSEIRENQSNSTYGLTYGYDPNTLTTIPVDFVNLYPTYDGIYGNTYISNGTRFTQLLNRFVSVFSNASYTYANKYTISASARRDASNIFGVSTNQKWQPLWSTGAMWKIDREKFYNISWLPELSLRLTYGESGNLSPNESALTRIQYYSASRNPINIPFVGINSPPNPHLRWEQVKTLNAGFDFGLFGNRINGSFEYYTKHSDDLINSVQLDPTVGFSNARQNSASIFTKGIDLVLNSLNINGEFKWRSTLLFNYINYKVTRNLNSPATTGLVSSGTYIFPILNYNPYEIVTYRWAGLDPKTGDPRGYVDGAISSDYNALTQTPLAQQVNNGSAIPPIFGTIRNNFEWNNFSLAINITYKLNYYFLKPTTNYSNLLTSGTGYADYERRWQKPGDEMHTNVPSFAYPANSQRDVFYQYASINVEKGDNFKLNDVYFSYDFTPHKKIAGFKSMQFYLYANQLNFILWKANNVGIDPDIVYEVTPPVNLSVGIKASL
- a CDS encoding RagB/SusD family nutrient uptake outer membrane protein, giving the protein MKRITRIQLRRYLQCSRVFLFIILCIPIYSCNKYLDAKPDQSIATPTTIDDAEGILNNYNFINARYPSASEVSSDDFYLTKPDWSTLADAPRNYYTWQKYDMIGGDYSSPYSTIEYANIIIDALPKIVTTDVTRKNIVQGSALFVRAFNHYSLSQLFAKVYDKNTANVDLGIVLRLTSDIAVKPVRSTNTETYNSIIMDLKRAVTLLPANTVQKFKPSKAAVYGLLARVYLSMSDYPNAGLYADSALSFYNKLINYNNVSTTATVPFVQFNDEVIYDARTSTPAALSSSKAKIDTLLYGSYSTNDLRKTILFKTNANGSHAFKGNYTGQNNASLFTGIATNELYLIKAEADVRGGKSMGALQTINNLLVNRYKQGTYVPYDTSDPGQLLLFILQERRKDLPFRSLRWTDLRRFSKESNYKVILSRNLEGQTFQLPPGDPRYVFEIDRNAVNASGLVQNP
- a CDS encoding MauE/DoxX family redox-associated membrane protein, producing the protein MESVIKSHRRIQISEQVRERLAIAISWLSMALFLYTAYAKTVDHDRFLNGLLKVQFIRYMAVPISYAVPSIELIVAYLLLLPQTSKYGLYSFIAVMAAFTAYIASAMIWENTLPCHCGGAIEKLSWSQHLWFNLAFIVLAIIALRLVKLNTSLKN